The following coding sequences lie in one Myxococcus xanthus genomic window:
- a CDS encoding ester cyclase, with protein sequence MTRHTTILLCALGWLSGCATMSPVERAAALEAQNKQRVQQLTEELYNLRKLDRIPEFIAEDFVDRSQGAPLNAVGPAFIRQQAEASFQTFPELKFDILHLVADGDLVLVHWKATAPAPQPLLLRGHSLYRLRDGKVVESWDISDRLSPLLQRGYKVVPPTL encoded by the coding sequence ATGACACGACACACGACGATTCTGCTGTGCGCCCTCGGGTGGCTGTCGGGCTGCGCCACGATGTCTCCCGTGGAGCGCGCGGCCGCCCTGGAGGCCCAGAACAAGCAGCGGGTGCAGCAGCTCACCGAGGAGCTCTACAACCTGCGCAAGCTGGACCGCATCCCGGAGTTCATCGCCGAGGACTTCGTGGACCGCTCCCAGGGCGCGCCCCTCAACGCGGTGGGGCCCGCCTTCATCCGCCAGCAGGCGGAGGCCAGCTTCCAAACGTTCCCGGAGCTGAAGTTCGACATCCTCCACCTGGTGGCGGACGGCGACCTGGTGCTCGTGCACTGGAAGGCCACCGCACCGGCCCCCCAGCCCCTCCTGCTGCGAGGGCACTCCCTGTACCGGCTGCGCGACGGCAAGGTGGTGGAGTCCTGGGACATCTCCGACCGCCTGTCGCCGCTGCTCCAGCGTGGCTACAAGGTGGTGCCGCCCACGCTGTAG
- a CDS encoding M48 family metalloprotease, with product MTSRLRLLPLLALLSLTTCVRNPATGKRMLSLVSQDDEIALGKQSAEEVRGSIGLIQEPKVQEYVARVGLPMAKASERPELPWTVQAVDDPVVNAFALPGGPVFVTRGLLTALNSEAELASVLGHEIAHITARHSVEQLSQAQLAQAGLLLGSVLSEDVARFGGLAAAGLQLLFLKYGRDDERQADELGFKYMLNGGYDVRQAANVFATLDRVGKAAGGQSLPAWLSTHPDPGDRVKTAQERAAKANVDFNQLKDGREEYLAMLQGMPYGNDPRQGFFRGNVFMHPGLRFQLTFPQGWKTANQPQQVAGISPQEDAIVGLVPTGKIAPQEAMQRFLAQEGIQPVSAAPTGFPQGARFFQAQTEQGVIAGVTAFVSQGGTTLQLLGYTGAQQLPAYEDAFRATFSSFGALTDASALAVQPAKIELAKVTSPMTLQQFNEQHPSTISVEELAIINGVQPGDTLPAGRTVKRVTGGVQTTP from the coding sequence ATGACTTCACGACTCCGGCTGCTGCCGCTGCTGGCCCTGCTCTCGCTGACAACCTGCGTGCGCAACCCCGCCACCGGCAAGCGAATGCTGTCGCTCGTCTCCCAGGATGACGAGATTGCCCTGGGCAAGCAGAGCGCGGAGGAGGTGCGCGGGTCCATTGGCCTCATCCAGGAGCCCAAGGTTCAGGAATATGTCGCCCGGGTGGGCCTGCCCATGGCGAAGGCCTCCGAAAGGCCGGAGCTGCCCTGGACGGTCCAGGCCGTGGATGACCCGGTGGTGAACGCCTTCGCCCTCCCCGGAGGGCCCGTGTTCGTGACGCGGGGCCTGCTCACCGCGCTCAACTCCGAGGCGGAGCTGGCCTCCGTGCTGGGGCACGAAATCGCCCACATCACCGCACGGCACTCCGTGGAGCAGCTGTCCCAGGCGCAGCTGGCCCAGGCCGGCCTGCTGCTGGGCAGCGTGCTCAGCGAGGACGTGGCCCGCTTCGGGGGCCTTGCCGCCGCCGGTCTCCAGCTGCTGTTCCTCAAGTACGGCCGCGACGACGAGCGCCAGGCGGACGAACTGGGCTTCAAGTACATGCTGAACGGCGGCTACGACGTGCGCCAGGCGGCCAACGTCTTCGCCACCCTGGACCGCGTGGGCAAGGCCGCGGGCGGCCAGAGCCTCCCCGCGTGGCTGTCCACCCACCCCGACCCAGGCGACCGCGTGAAGACCGCCCAGGAGCGCGCCGCGAAGGCCAACGTGGACTTCAACCAGCTCAAGGATGGCCGGGAGGAATACCTCGCCATGCTCCAGGGCATGCCCTACGGCAACGACCCGCGGCAGGGCTTCTTCCGGGGCAACGTCTTCATGCACCCGGGCCTGCGCTTCCAGCTCACCTTCCCCCAGGGGTGGAAGACGGCGAACCAGCCGCAGCAGGTGGCGGGCATCAGCCCCCAGGAGGACGCCATCGTCGGGCTGGTGCCCACCGGCAAAATCGCCCCACAGGAGGCGATGCAGCGCTTCCTCGCGCAGGAGGGCATCCAGCCCGTGAGCGCCGCGCCCACCGGATTCCCCCAGGGCGCCAGGTTCTTCCAGGCGCAGACGGAGCAGGGCGTCATCGCCGGCGTCACGGCCTTCGTGTCCCAGGGCGGCACCACGCTCCAGCTCCTGGGCTACACCGGCGCGCAGCAGCTCCCCGCCTACGAGGATGCCTTCCGCGCGACCTTCTCCAGCTTCGGCGCGCTGACGGATGCCTCGGCGCTGGCCGTCCAGCCCGCGAAAATCGAGCTGGCGAAGGTGACGTCGCCCATGACGCTGCAGCAGTTCAACGAGCAGCACCCGTCCACCATCTCCGTGGAGGAGTTGGCCATCATCAACGGCGTACAGCCCGGGGACACGCTGCCCGCGGGCCGTACGGTGAAACGCGTGACGGGCGGGGTGCAGACCACGCCCTGA
- a CDS encoding DUF3293 domain-containing protein, whose amino-acid sequence MRGMSLHERERLATAYAATRYVIRPHPSTGGVEQILRAGALHPALDATLAARGHREWAFLTAWNPGSQRRSDEENRRAQARMVAQLVAGGWGAAPALGEADDGSWCEQSLFVPGLPREEAGRFGRAYGQVAVLVGRTGGQAELLFCEEARSPAP is encoded by the coding sequence ATGCGCGGTATGAGCCTCCACGAACGCGAACGGTTGGCGACGGCCTACGCGGCGACGCGCTACGTCATCCGGCCCCATCCCAGCACGGGTGGTGTCGAGCAAATCCTGCGGGCGGGCGCCTTGCACCCGGCGCTGGACGCAACGCTTGCGGCGCGCGGCCACCGCGAGTGGGCCTTCCTGACGGCGTGGAATCCCGGCTCGCAGCGGCGGAGCGACGAGGAGAACCGCCGCGCGCAGGCGCGGATGGTCGCGCAGCTCGTCGCCGGGGGTTGGGGGGCCGCCCCCGCGCTGGGGGAGGCGGATGACGGCAGTTGGTGCGAGCAGAGCCTCTTCGTCCCCGGGCTTCCCCGCGAGGAGGCCGGACGCTTCGGCCGCGCCTACGGGCAGGTCGCCGTGCTCGTGGGACGCACGGGAGGCCAGGCGGAGCTGCTGTTCTGCGAGGAAGCCCGCTCACCCGCCCCGTGA
- the clpP gene encoding ATP-dependent Clp endopeptidase proteolytic subunit ClpP, with amino-acid sequence MNVPFVIETTHRGERAYDLYSRLLKDRIIMLGTPVNDDVANIIVAQLLFLESEDPDKGINLYINSPGGSVTAGLAIYDTMQYVKCPVSTICVGQAASMGALLLLAGAKGKRYALPNSRIMIHQPLGGAQGQATDIDIQAKEILRLRSYINGLIVKHTGHTVERIEKDTERDYFMSAEDARQYGLIDEVVEKQRAIAPTPAPAK; translated from the coding sequence ATGAACGTCCCCTTCGTCATCGAGACCACGCACCGCGGCGAGCGGGCGTACGACCTGTACAGCCGGCTCCTCAAGGACCGCATCATCATGCTGGGCACGCCTGTCAACGACGACGTGGCCAACATCATCGTTGCCCAGCTCCTCTTCCTGGAGTCGGAGGACCCGGACAAGGGCATCAACCTCTACATCAACTCGCCGGGTGGCTCCGTGACGGCGGGCCTCGCCATCTACGACACCATGCAGTACGTGAAGTGTCCGGTGTCCACCATCTGCGTGGGGCAGGCGGCCTCCATGGGCGCGCTGCTGCTGCTGGCGGGGGCGAAGGGCAAGCGCTACGCCCTGCCCAACAGCCGCATCATGATTCACCAACCGCTGGGCGGCGCGCAGGGCCAGGCCACGGACATCGACATCCAGGCCAAGGAAATCCTCCGCCTGCGCAGCTACATCAACGGCCTCATCGTGAAGCACACGGGGCACACCGTCGAGCGCATCGAGAAGGACACCGAGCGCGACTACTTCATGAGCGCCGAGGACGCGCGGCAGTACGGCCTCATCGACGAGGTGGTGGAGAAGCAGCGCGCCATCGCCCCGACGCCCGCTCCGGCGAAATAG
- the fumC gene encoding class II fumarate hydratase, which produces MSTKNVRTEKDTFGPIDVPADRLWGAQTQRSLQNFAISTERMPLALIRALVLVKKAAARVNVENGSLAKEKGEAIIRAADEVLAGQHDAEFPLSVWQTGSGTQTNMNTNEVLANRASELLGGERGEGRKVHPNDDVNKGQSSNDVFPTAMSVAAVAAITEHVLPELEALRDVLAQKARAFHDVVKVGRTHLQDATPLTLGQELGGFVAQLDHAKGHLARTLPHLLELALGGTAVGTGLNAPKGYAERVAKELAQLTGHPFVTAPNKFEALAANDALVQAHGALKGLAAVLFKVANDVRWLSSGPRSGLAEIIIPENEPGSSIMPGKVNPTQSEALTMLCAQVMGNDVAVTVGGASGNFQLNVFKPLIAHNLLQSCRLLADGMRSFRLHCVVGIEPNRPRIQENLERSLMLVTALNPHIGYDNAAKIAKTAHRDGTTLKETAVALGLVTPEQFDQWVRPEDMTGHKG; this is translated from the coding sequence GTGAGCACGAAGAACGTTCGTACGGAGAAAGACACCTTCGGCCCCATCGACGTCCCCGCCGACCGGCTGTGGGGCGCCCAGACGCAGCGCAGCCTCCAGAACTTCGCCATCTCCACCGAGCGCATGCCGCTGGCCCTCATCCGCGCCCTGGTGCTGGTGAAGAAGGCCGCCGCGCGGGTGAACGTGGAGAACGGCTCGCTGGCGAAGGAGAAGGGCGAGGCCATCATCCGGGCCGCCGACGAGGTGCTGGCTGGCCAGCACGACGCGGAGTTCCCCCTGAGCGTCTGGCAGACGGGCAGCGGGACGCAGACGAACATGAACACCAACGAGGTGCTCGCCAACCGCGCCTCGGAGCTGCTGGGCGGCGAGCGCGGCGAGGGCCGCAAGGTCCACCCCAACGACGACGTCAACAAGGGGCAGAGCTCCAACGACGTCTTCCCCACCGCGATGAGCGTGGCCGCCGTGGCCGCCATCACCGAGCACGTGCTGCCGGAGCTGGAGGCGCTGCGCGACGTGCTCGCGCAGAAGGCCCGCGCCTTCCATGACGTGGTGAAGGTGGGCCGCACCCACCTGCAGGACGCCACGCCCCTGACGCTGGGACAGGAGCTGGGCGGCTTCGTGGCGCAGCTGGACCACGCGAAGGGCCACCTGGCGCGCACCCTGCCGCACCTGTTGGAGCTGGCCCTGGGCGGCACCGCGGTGGGCACCGGCCTCAACGCCCCCAAGGGCTACGCCGAGCGGGTGGCGAAGGAGCTGGCCCAGCTCACCGGCCACCCCTTCGTCACCGCGCCCAACAAGTTCGAGGCGCTGGCCGCCAATGATGCGCTGGTGCAGGCGCACGGGGCGCTGAAGGGGCTGGCGGCGGTGCTCTTCAAGGTGGCCAACGACGTGCGCTGGCTGTCGTCGGGGCCGCGGTCGGGGCTGGCGGAAATCATCATCCCGGAGAACGAGCCGGGCAGCTCCATCATGCCGGGCAAGGTGAACCCCACCCAGAGCGAGGCGCTCACCATGCTGTGCGCCCAGGTGATGGGCAACGACGTCGCCGTCACCGTGGGCGGCGCGTCCGGCAACTTCCAGCTCAACGTCTTCAAGCCGCTCATCGCCCACAACCTGCTCCAGAGCTGCCGGTTGCTGGCGGACGGCATGCGCAGCTTCCGACTGCACTGCGTGGTGGGCATCGAGCCCAACCGGCCCCGCATCCAGGAGAACCTGGAGCGCAGCCTGATGCTCGTCACGGCGCTCAACCCCCACATCGGCTACGACAACGCGGCGAAAATCGCCAAGACGGCCCACAGGGACGGCACGACGCTCAAGGAGACGGCCGTGGCGCTGGGGCTCGTCACGCCCGAGCAGTTCGACCAGTGGGTCCGCCCGGAGGACATGACGGGCCACAAGGGGTAG
- a CDS encoding PspC domain-containing protein: MDAKRRCATCTEEVSLEVRRCPRCGARTEPMHRGVDGRLLTGVCAALGRELGVDAALIRVGFVVALAVSGGTALMVYLLLWAFTPPSATGTAPLRRTYNWLSGLGNSESTPRVERRV; the protein is encoded by the coding sequence ATGGACGCCAAGAGACGCTGCGCCACCTGTACGGAGGAAGTGAGCCTGGAGGTCCGGAGGTGCCCGCGCTGCGGCGCGCGCACGGAGCCCATGCACCGGGGCGTGGATGGGCGGCTGCTGACCGGGGTGTGCGCGGCGCTGGGACGGGAGCTGGGCGTGGACGCGGCGCTGATTCGCGTGGGCTTCGTGGTGGCGCTGGCGGTGTCCGGGGGCACCGCGCTGATGGTGTACCTGCTGCTGTGGGCCTTCACGCCGCCGTCGGCGACGGGCACCGCGCCCCTGCGGCGCACGTACAACTGGCTGTCCGGCCTGGGCAATTCGGAGAGCACGCCGCGCGTCGAGCGCCGGGTGTAG
- the aceB gene encoding malate synthase A, with product MSDQAPAVKPPAFGPGVVVKGTWHPDYAEVLTPEALEFVAKLARNFGERRLALLERRKAVQAAWSKGARPHFLPETKAIREGDWTVAPLPADLQDRRVEITGPVDRKMVINALNSGANVFMADFEDANSPTWDNVVRGQVNLRDAVRGTISFTAENGKHYALNPKRAVLFVRPRGWHLPERHIEIDGKPISGSLLDFGLFFFHNAREQLARGTGPYFYLPKMQSHLEARLWNDVFHLAQSELDIPRGTIKATVLIETLPAAFEMDEILYELREHSAGLNCGRWDYIFSFIKTLQSDTRVVLPDRGQVTMDKAFLNAYSQLLIQTCHRRNVHAMGGMAAFIPIKGDAAANDAVMDKVRADKLREVKNGHDGTWVAHPGLVEIARDIFDSHMKGPNQLSNKRQDVKIGEAELLKVPSGTRTEEGLRHNIRVGIQYTAAWLGGLGCVPLYNLMEDAATAEISRAQVWQWIHHGATLEDGRKVTPALFRDALGEEMARLDKEGAKERYGAAHLERARALFEQLSTAGTFEDFLTLPAYDALEAQR from the coding sequence ATGTCGGACCAAGCCCCCGCTGTGAAACCCCCGGCGTTCGGACCGGGAGTGGTGGTGAAGGGGACCTGGCACCCCGACTACGCCGAGGTCCTCACGCCCGAGGCCCTGGAATTCGTGGCGAAGCTGGCCCGCAACTTCGGCGAGCGCCGGCTGGCCCTGCTGGAGCGCCGCAAGGCCGTCCAGGCGGCCTGGAGCAAGGGAGCGCGGCCCCACTTCCTGCCGGAGACGAAGGCCATCCGGGAGGGCGACTGGACGGTGGCTCCCCTGCCCGCCGACCTTCAGGACCGCCGCGTGGAGATCACCGGCCCGGTGGACCGGAAGATGGTCATCAACGCGCTGAACTCCGGGGCGAATGTCTTCATGGCGGACTTCGAGGACGCCAACAGCCCCACCTGGGACAACGTGGTGCGCGGGCAAGTCAACCTGCGCGACGCGGTGCGCGGCACCATCTCCTTCACCGCGGAGAACGGCAAGCACTACGCCCTCAACCCGAAGCGCGCCGTGCTCTTCGTGCGGCCTCGCGGCTGGCACCTGCCGGAGCGGCACATCGAAATCGACGGCAAGCCCATCTCCGGCTCGCTGCTCGACTTCGGGCTCTTCTTCTTCCACAACGCCCGTGAGCAGCTGGCGCGCGGCACCGGCCCCTACTTCTACCTGCCGAAGATGCAGAGCCACCTGGAGGCCCGGCTGTGGAACGACGTGTTCCACCTGGCCCAGTCGGAGCTGGACATCCCGCGCGGCACCATCAAGGCCACCGTCCTCATCGAGACGCTGCCCGCCGCGTTCGAGATGGACGAAATCCTCTACGAGCTGCGCGAGCACTCGGCCGGACTCAACTGCGGCCGCTGGGACTACATCTTCAGCTTCATCAAGACGCTCCAGTCGGACACCCGCGTGGTGCTGCCCGACCGCGGCCAGGTGACGATGGACAAGGCGTTCCTCAACGCCTACTCGCAGCTGCTCATCCAGACCTGCCACCGCCGCAACGTGCACGCCATGGGCGGCATGGCGGCCTTCATCCCCATCAAGGGGGACGCGGCGGCCAACGACGCCGTCATGGACAAGGTCCGCGCGGACAAGCTGCGCGAGGTGAAGAACGGCCACGACGGGACGTGGGTGGCCCACCCCGGCCTCGTGGAAATCGCGCGCGACATCTTCGACTCGCACATGAAGGGCCCCAACCAGCTCTCCAACAAGCGCCAGGACGTGAAGATTGGCGAGGCGGAGCTGCTCAAGGTGCCCTCCGGCACGCGCACCGAGGAAGGCCTGCGCCACAACATCCGCGTGGGCATCCAGTACACCGCCGCGTGGCTGGGCGGCCTGGGCTGCGTGCCGCTCTACAACCTGATGGAGGACGCAGCCACCGCCGAAATCTCACGCGCCCAGGTGTGGCAGTGGATTCACCACGGCGCCACCCTGGAGGACGGCCGCAAGGTGACGCCCGCCCTCTTCCGCGACGCGCTGGGCGAGGAGATGGCCCGGCTCGACAAGGAGGGCGCCAAGGAGCGCTACGGCGCGGCCCACCTGGAGCGCGCCCGCGCCCTCTTCGAGCAGCTCTCCACCGCCGGCACCTTCGAGGACTTCCTCACCCTGCCTGCCTACGACGCCTTGGAAGCCCAACGCTGA